A stretch of DNA from Arachis hypogaea cultivar Tifrunner chromosome 19, arahy.Tifrunner.gnm2.J5K5, whole genome shotgun sequence:
aatactagactaataactaattattacataagaagggtaaaacagtcttttagtgcgaaaatccacttctggagcccacttggtgggTATTTGGGCTGAGCAAAAGAGTAAGCCACGTGCTAGGAGGGTCCTATGGCGTTGACCGCTGGCTAGGGGCACCTTCTTGGACATTGGACGCTGGTTACTCCTCCCTTGGGCGTTGggcgccagaatagggcagatggctggcgttgaacgccagttttgggccttcaattctgaagcaaagtataaactgttatacattgctgaaaagccctagatgttagctttctataaccattgagaatgctccatttggatttctgtagctccaaaaaatctcttttgagtgcaaggaggtcagatcttgacagcatctgcagcactttctctgcctctgaatcagactttttctccagctcctcaatttcagccagaaaatacctgaaattgcataaaaacacacaaactcaaagtagaatccaaaaatgtgaattttacactaaaacctatgaaaacataatgaaacttaaacaaaacatgctaaaaatatatgaaaatgatagcaaaaagcgtataaaatatccgctcatcagatccgcgctactggcgtttagcgcccctGGAGGCTGTAAACTTCTAGTTGTTGTTGCCTTCCTGCGGCGTTTAGCTCCCCCATGAGGCAGTGGTTTGGGCACTAGTTACGAGGTACTTGGCGCTAAACGCCGACATTGGTGATTAGCGCCATGATACTAGAAGAaaattataaactattatatatcgttagaaagctctggaagttggctttctaatgccactaaaattgtatcaattggacctctgtagctcaatttATGCTTGTTGGAGTGCGAGGATATCAGGGTTCATAACGtccactttcttcctttttcttctgcaTTAACTCTGTCAAACTCGTCCGAATCTTTCCTGAAATTAATAAAACCACAATGTGCCTCAAAGTAACATCCAAATAGGCttcaaacactaaaatataaataaaactcaataaattcatatctaaaataataagaaaatatagaaaagatgctcatacATCACTTACTAGCAAGTCATAGTTCTTCTCCAActagaagacattggaatggaatcaaacaaatctttcaataTCTTCATGAAACGGTTGACATGGGATTTTTTATCCATATGGATcaaagtcacaactagttggctatgcagatgcaagATACTTGTCTTATCTacacaaagggagatctcaaaaaggatacctgttcacatatggtggatatagctatatcatggaggtccacgaaacagacgatagcagcaacatcctctaatcatactgaaatactagcgatacatgaagcaagtcgcTTGTGTTTTTGGCTCAATAGTTTGATTCAATGTATTCTGTTATCatatggactgattgatcataagatagctccaactgttctgtttgaagataatacagcatgcattgcgcaacttaaaggcggataaatcaaaggtgatagaacaaatcATATTTCTactaaattcttcttcactcatgaccttcaaaatcaaggaacaattgatatccaacagatccgctcaagtaataatctgacagatttatttacaaagtcgcTTCTAAAATCCTCcgttgaaagattggtacatcagattgggatgcgctGATTTCAAGATATAAAATAATGTCGGCAAGAGGGAGAGACTGAACTCTTTTTTATTTAGTCAGATTTTTCTCTCTATTGGATTTTTCTTAACAAGGGTTTTAATGAGACAGTCTCCATCACAGATGATATTGTATTCTTTTtctttcactaaagttttttctcattgagtttttctttagtaaggttttaatgaggcataatcctaaatagACATCCAAGAAGGAGTGTTGTGATATACATGGGTAGATGCCCATTTAATTAATTGTGACTTTCTTCACAATTCTGGACAACTAACTTtttcaatataaaaattaaacttatCAAGATAAGATCAAATTTAATTACGTTTGAAAATATAGCTTTTGTGGACATATAAATAGAAGCGTGATATGAAACAAATGAcacaatcaataacaacaattctTTATCTCTCTTTATACGGTCAATATAaacactcttctctctcttttatatatacgTTGTTACGTATATTAGTAAtatattagtaatatatatataaatcatttcTATTATATTGAGTTATTAATTACGGTGAatattagaattatttatttacacctctctattttatatttttttctttatttgtttattttacaacaaaacataatttgtttttttctcatttgcacctaaataattttcaaaattgtaattttaattttgagtatatacctattttggtcctcaaagaatttcagaccagacattttagtccctaactaaaattaattactcaattagtccctaacaattaattccgtcagACACTTAGGTCCTTTgctccgtcaactctaacggaggacaaaatagtccctgacaactctaacagaggacaaaatggtccctggcAACTCTAACAGAGGACAAAATGATCCTTGGCCTCCTCTGTTTGTAAACGACACCGTTCTCCCCCAATTTCCATAATATCTCGTATAACCTTAACATTCATACTTTCCTTCTTCACCTTCATAGTCTTCTTCTCCATCTTCTCCTTTCTCCTCTTCAACTCCAAGATCAAGTTATGGTGTAACTGCCACGCGTGTcacacctacctcaacatgtcatggaccacacacttTCCAAATATCTGTGACTAGTATACCCACCTCCTCCCCACTTCGCCCACCAAAAGCATACACCTCCACATCCTCGATAACAGCATCACTTCCAACCCCGACAACGTCCACCACATCCTCAAGatcaaattctacaactaccctaAAGGCACGTCTTTCTCCACTATCTgccaagcaatatagattgttggacactAGGACATCACGAGAAGATTCTCCTTCAACATCATATGTAAATTCTCATTTAGAATGGACCCcaagtgcttcattccttctctTCCCAGGTCCAAGCTGGTAGACAGCTTCAACCTTGCATCCAAGCTATCAGTATAGCAAGCAATGTCAAGGTCACCGCTCATATAgaaactgaagcgattactgaacattAATTCGGAGAAGAAGATAAAGGAAGCGAtcggagtggtggacaatgtggcCATGGAAATAATAGgacagaggaggaggaagatggcGATGACAACAATGGGTCTTAACAAATCAAACTTGCTGTAtagattcatgggatccatcgaagacgaTAAGTACTTGAGAGAAATAGTCATTAGTTTcttgagtatgaattggttgaaaacaagttgaggatttttcttcttttgaacATTGAAGTTGAGAATATGCACATGTAACTTGAAGTTGCAATGTTAGACtgttagggttatgcgagatatgatggaaattggaAGAGAACAGTGTTGTTTCTACACAGAGGTTgccagggaccattttgtcctcTGTTAGAGTTATCAAGGACcattttgtcctccgttagaatTGAGAGAGCAAAGGACCTAAATGACTGAtggaattaattgttagggaccaatcaagtaattaatttttgttggggactaaagtgtctggtctgaaattctttgaggaccaaaataggTATATACTCTTTAATTTTTAACCTTTACCATAAGCCCTCTTCTGCCCTCTCCCTCGACAACTGTTGCTTTCCACACTCTGCTTCTGCCCCTCCTTTCCTCCGCTCTAAGGTTGTGAAAACCGATTCGAACCGGCTGGTCGAACCGAGAACCGATAGAAATTCCGGTTTGAATCAATGCCAAAACCGCAAGATTAGAAAGCTACCGTTGGATCGCCAAATCGGCCGggaaccggtcggtcgaaccgaaccgtaAACCGGCTAGTTTTTGAGAATTTAGCAAAAGTGCAAAACACAATCGTTTGGATGCACTAAACCATAGTTATAAGAAACGACCCGGACCGGGCCGGCTGGTTTAACCGAAAAACCGATGAACCAGTCACTTGGCCAGTCCGATTGAATAATCTGACCGGATAAAGAACAGAACTGGATAGAACCGGATTGAACCGTCCAATTTTGTGAAAAACCGGCGAATCGGCGGTTTTGAATAACCCATCTGGTTCgaagctctctttttttttctcccttAGCCAAAGCGACGTTGATTTgggttttataaaaaaataaaataataaacacaCAAAACACTCGAACCTACCAATAcgggtggcaaagcgggccggcCCGCCCTAACCCGCGCCGCCCCGCCTAGGCCTGCCCTATAAATGGGGCGGATCGGCCcgccccgccaactaaaatgggttcaaaatgctagcccgccccgctttatggcggattggcgggttggcgggctagcccgcttcttttttttaaaaaataaaattcattaaaattaactaaaaaataataattaaaaaatcaaatacaaataaaaaatagtcaaattataatataatttttttactatttttttaatttttaacttcaataaaattgtttaaaataatatttgtcaatagaatcatctttatttttaaaaataagttacataatttgagcatatatacaaaattgtaaaataaaataaataaagttaataactaaaagaagaataaaaacaaaaatgaaaaaaagtgtttaaaaattctataattattaattttataatagtaatcacactttttatttaataaaaaaaaagaaaaataaaaatcttcggcccggtggaccggcccgccccgccccgccaaaacccgccaatttggcggtgcgggtttggtgggtttttttaatttggcggtgcgggtttggtgggtttttttaatttggcgggctCCAAATCCTAGCTCGACCCGCCctttttagcgggtttagcggatcggcccgacgggcttgacccgttttgccacccctacctACCAACCATATCCCCATCCGCATCCCCATCCCCATTGACCCATTCCCCCTAACACTAATACCCAACGGCACCCATTGCCCAGTAAGGCAGCAAGCCAGCAACCCCTCCAGGCTCCAACCCCGCCGGCCGTCTCGTCATCTTCGTCCCTCCAGACACGGTGCGGCTCCGACGACCTCCTTGCACGTCGCGCTTTGGCTCGCAGCCTCGCAGGTCGTCTTCTTCATCGCAGCTCCTTGCTCCGTCGGCGGCGGCGTCGCGTCCTCTCTGTCCACTGCCTCATCTGTCGGACAGGTTGGTCCGTTGGTGGTCTCCTCGCATTATGCCATTATCTCTGTTTTTGTAGTTATTATGTTCtgtttatgttaaatgtttaattataattggttgaatttgttgattcttGATTATGAATTTATTGATTCTTGATTATGAAATTActgaatttgttgaattttttattgtGCATCTGTTTAGTGTAGTGATTGCtggattttttattaattttttatatgccaTTATGCCTGTTTGCTTTAGAAGATAGATTGCTGGATTTTCTAGCAATTTTTGTTGAATTATGTGCTGTTGAACTATTATGCCATTGTGCATCTGTTTAGTGTAGTGACTCTGAGTCTTTTTGTCGAATTATTTGCTGTTGAACTATTATGGTGTTGCTTTTAAATGTGTGTTGAATTGAATGGTTATTTTCAAGTTGAATGCAACTATTTTACTTGTGAGTTATTTCATTCATCAATTTCTCATGGTTGTATGTCTTAGTTAGGTACCAATCTTGCTCATAATTTAAATCATTCGGCAAATTTAGGCTTGAAAACATGCCGGCAAAACTGGTTTTATGTCCAAAACAGATTTTAGTGAATGCATATATGATTGCTTTTGTCTTGCTTAACAGGAACCCTTTGAATTGAACTGTTTGAAATAGGTTATGCTCCCAACATTGAACAATTGATGTGAATTTGTATTTTGTAATAGCTTTTGTTTTATACCTTtgctattatattttttatttatgtgaaacCGGTTTTATTGGTTCAACCAGTAATTTATTGGTTGAATCaataaaccagtaaaccagtaaCCTGATCGGTTTGATCACCGGTttcggttcttacaactatgtACTAAACCCTCCATTCCCCCATTGTGCATTACGCGATTACCCTGCCCTCCCAACCCAGGAACCGTAGCAACACACACAACGGCGCAGCTATCTCCCTCCCTTCACCCTCGCACTCTTCCTTCCTGTCAACACCGGCGAGCTGTCTCCGTCACTTTCGTCCAGCCGCTGAACCACTCTCGTCTCCGTCGCAAGTTGGAGCTTTGAAGATTACAGTCGTTTCAGCTCTGGAAGCACCATCTATTCTATCGTCGCGGTTCCTGCCTCCGTCGAGCACCTCTGTTCCACCATCGCCGGTGTTAGCTCGGTTCCACAGGTCCAGTTCCCCCTCtattttgtgcttctagcttctaggttttattttttaaaacaataattgttgaataataattgttgaataattatGAACTTGTTATGGGTTGAATAATTGTTAATTAATCTGTGAATTTTGCTGTTATTATTGGTTGAATAATTGTTAATTAATCTGTGAACTTTGCCTGGGGTTGCTATGATATTGTAATTAGATTGGATTATAGTTATTGCTATGGGTTGAATTTTGCTATGGGTTGCTGTGAACCTTGCTGTgggttattaattaaattagagAAGGTCTTCTTCAAGGAAATGTGGCTTAATCTTGAAATTTAGCATTCACATCAGTGGACAGTTGAGTTTAGCCTCTCAGCTTTAGCTGTAACtgcatattttcttctttttgccATGACTTCTAAGCTGTTTGGTATGTCttcaatatttttcctttttctcttttcttttggttCCATTGGAAAACATGTCTCCATATTTTGAATGTATGTTATATTACAACAGATTCATATGTTAGAAATAGAAATAATCGTTAATATGGGAAGAAAAAAAATGTGGTGTAAGAAGGGTCAACTCTAAGCAGGAAAAGGAGTTCCCCTTTTAAAATGCAGATTATTATGAGCAAGATCTTGCATTGTTAATTCAATTAATTGGATTATATATCAAGATAATCTAATGGTATAGATTTTATTATGGTTTTAGACCATCGTTGTTACTAAATCTACAATATTAAATATCCAGTTAGCGAGCAAATAGTTATTATATGTTTTTAGTTAATTTGTGAACCTTGCTGTGGGTTgaattttgttgttattattggtTTCTCTCAAGGTTGTTGGTAATTTTGCTGGGAACTTTGGATGTTGGCATTTATGTTTGGTtggttatttttgttatttaatttttgagtttgtatttgagTGAGATCATAACATTGTAGTTTATGtagtatttttaatttggatgatactttaaagtttatattagactataattatgttttagtgtgtttatttatattttatttattattttattataaaacgatttTTTCGATTGAATTACAGTCGAATCGATTGAACCAATGAATCAATAAACCAATAGCTAGAGTGGTTCGACGACCGGTttagttttcagaaccttgctccGCTCCATCATCTTCAGAGTGTGGTCCTCTACTAACTAAAGTTTTCTCAAACCCTAACTAACCCCCTTCCTACGCTTCTCATTAGCATTTgtgaaccgaaccgaaccaatggCACAGGATTCTTCTTCCCCTGGTGGTTCTTTGGGAGTCAAAGCAGTCGACGAAGTTCAAGCTATGATTCAAAAGAGTCTCCAACGTATTCTTTTCACTAATTAATCCCACAATTCAGATtacttttgaattggtttgggcgTTTTTCAGTGTTTGCTCTGCTGATTTTGATTCTTCCTTTCATTGTTGTCTGGCAGTTCCAAAGGTGAAGTTCTTGAGGCAACGCATGGCAGAAGCTGGCTGTACTGTGAAGGACAATTTCTTCAGAGCTGTTGTTTGCCAAGGGAGGAAAGGCATGGCTTATTTTGCTCCTGGTCACGGGGTACCTATTTCCTTTTAggcatttacattttatttttctctttaggtctctttattcaaattcaaaaatgctATATCAAATCAGATATTTTGTTTTTCTGGACATGTgttgtttaactcattttcaatGCGTATTTTGTATTTCGTCGTGTATTTTATATCGGTGGCTGATTTTTGGCTGCTTTAAATGGTAATCGTGTTGAATCTACTATAGGATTGGGATCACTGTTTGGTTGCAGATCTTAACTATTAATTTTGGAGTGCTTTTGCAatgctttaatatttttttttttctgagagGGAAATGATTTGTATATTTGTCAAAGGCGCTTTCCAAATTAATAAGGTGGCCATGGCTTCCAAAACTATATCAAGATCCAATACCTGTTCTGTATAAACTATTTAAGTCAAATGAAATTGTCTTGTTTGCAAAGAAAATAAGGTGCCAATACAGCAATACTAGTGCATAAACTATTTGTGGTCAATTCTTCTTTTTGGTTATGTGAGAAGATAGTAGAATCGCGTCTCAAGTGGTTTAGACATGTAAGAAGAAAACCAACAGAGcacccagtcaggagggtggatgagatagaagatggacaaagggtgaAAGGCAAAGAAAGACCtaggaagaccatccatgaggtggtcaaatgagatctacatgtaaacggtctctctgtagacatgatatatGATAGAGCTCAATGGCGTCATTTGATCCATGTAGCCGActccacctagtgggacaaggctttgttgttgttgttgcttctTTTTGGTTATGTGGCAAGATTTGCAATGACCTAACATTCATTTAATCCTCTATTGGAGTGCCTTTGATTGCAGATATTTGTGTGCAGCAACCATGTGACATTTCAAGATGAGGTCAACCAGTTGATAATTCATGAGCTAATTCATGCATATGATGACTGTCGTGCTGTCAATTTACGTTGGAATAATTGTGCTCACCAAGCTTGTAGTGAGGTGCCTATCCTGAAGTGTTTTCCCACCAAATATTAAATTGAATAGGTTTTTATATCTTATAACTTTCCTGTCCAGCGTTTCTCAACATTCCGTTGAAACAGATACGAGCTGGTCATTTAAGCGGTGATTGTCATTTCATGCGGGAACTACTTCGTGGTCATTTCAAATTGCGAGGGCATGAACCGGTACACTTTTACTTTTTTTCCTCTGTTAATACCTatcctttattttttctttcaattaaatCTTCCAATAGATTTACATTCCACGTCTTATCATGGTTGTTTTAAATCTGAATACATTACATGTTGATTGAGGAGAAAGTATCTGAGTTCTGTAAAGTCTTCCATAGAAGCATTAATCTCAAAATTTTATAAAGTGCACTTGGTGCTGGAGGGGATTAGGAGTGCAAAATAAATCACTCGATGTTGCACCTAAATCTTTTGAAACAtatcaaaacataaaaatgagggttcctttgttattattatgattattggaTGCCAAAGAATATTCTTGCTACAGTTTAAGCCATCTTCCTTAGTCACCCATGTAAGCTATAATGGATTATTGCTATATGGGTCCATTAACCAGTAACCAAGTATTGATCTGATAACTTGTCATGTGATAAATACATGAGATATGATCTGATCAATACAAGTACAAGTTTCAGCCAAGTGAGTAAATAGCTAGCTTTAAAATGATAGGCCAAGTTAAGTTGCCAGATCAATGATCAAAGACTTCCGCCATTTTTTAAGAAtggtataaaaaaattgtttgtgATCAATGTCAGGGCCATTTCCATGATCAAACTTATCATCCATGTTAGTTGTTCCAAATTCCAATGTAAAATAATTTGCAACTTATGCATAGTTGTAATTTACTATCTAGTCTGTCTTTACTGAGGTGATTCATCTTCTGTTGAATATTTATTTGTTGGTTGTTAAATTAGTAGACGGGGTCGAAAAATGCAAGGCATAGGGAGTTAATTAGCAAGAGGGATAATTTGAATTCGAATGGATATATTGCTCCTAGCAGACCTAACTACGTGTATTGCTGGTTTTCCTTTGACTTAGATGAACCAAAGGTAAGCTTAGAAGTTTCACATTATGAGATTGAAGTCATCTCCTAGGCCTCTTATGCTCAAATTATGAACTAAACCTTAGTGAAGGGTAACAAGAGGATAATATGGAAACCTATGCATGACTTGTTTCTTGTCATATAATGACTTGGTAATATTTTCAGTTGTCTCTAATGTCAGCATATGCTTAGTTCATAATTTCTATCCACCTAAATGACCATCCATTGAGGTTCGAAGGAAAAAAGAAATTGatcaattattttattatatatcatgGCTTTTTTCTATCTTCCCATATACAATAACAAGCTTGCTCTCTATCATGTGGTTTAAAGGCAAGTGGTCATTGGTCTGTGAATTATGGTATAGATTTGGGAGTGCAAATTCGTTAGCAAATAATAGAAATATGGGTTACCAGAATTCAAATTCTCTAGGGaaatataattgataatattCCTGTCACTGATAATGCTCCTAATATTAATACCATCATCATTGCATGATAATTGaactaataattttttcttaaaaatgttCCGATGATTGGCTGAGGTGAAGAATGGAACTTTACAataaacaattatttttaaaagcTGGAtactattttgtattttatacTACATTAGAACTGTTATGCAATTCTCTTGTTGAAGTTTACTCTATGTTCTAGAGATATTTAATGTTATTCAGTGCTGATTTACTTTAATATATTGAAACTTGAAGGAGTGTATTAGAAGAAGAGTCTTGTTATCTTTGTTTTCAAACCCCAATTGTGTTGGTTCAGCTGCCAAGGATTCAATGGAAGATGTATGGGATATTTGTTACAATGACACACAGCCATTTGATAAAGCTCCATAAGAAATTGCATGGATTGGTAGTGTTACCATTTTAGTGGGATAAAGCTTTGTTATGGTTGGTACTTGGTAGTGTTACCCTTCTTGCTATTCTTTCTGTGATTAACAGTTTTGGAGGGAGACCGGCTTAATGACCCAATATTGAGAATTAATTATACAAATCATTGACTTGAAGGCTTGTTATTTTTATGgtgtaaatttcaataaatttttctctgTTTAACAGATCTTCTAGGGTATATGCTCAATTTAATTCTTGTATGATTGATTGTCATTTTAGTTCAAGAAATTGTCAAATTAGTCCATCAAATGGTTTTCCCTTCAACAGCATTACTGGCGTACAAAGAATTGATTTTAGATATTCTAAAGTGAGAAAATTGATAAAGTGATAAGTGAGAAATTAATcactattaaatttgtaatttttataaaatgtgtGTTCTACTATCTTAATATAAGAGTGATTAATTCTTTACTTTACTACTTTATTAAATTTTTCACTAGAGGATtttaatccaaaaatttcttaagTGCTCTAAGAGAAAAGAAGAGTTTTTGTTCTATTTCTTTCATGTT
This window harbors:
- the LOC112775993 gene encoding mitochondrial inner membrane protease ATP23 isoform X1, producing MAQDSSSPGGSLGVKAVDEVQAMIQKSLQLPKVKFLRQRMAEAGCTVKDNFFRAVVCQGRKGMAYFAPGHGIFVCSNHVTFQDEVNQLIIHELIHAYDDCRAVNLRWNNCAHQACSEIRAGHLSGDCHFMRELLRGHFKLRGHEPECIRRRVLLSLFSNPNCVGSAAKDSMEDVWDICYNDTQPFDKAP
- the LOC112775993 gene encoding mitochondrial inner membrane protease ATP23 isoform X2, with the protein product MAQDSSSPGGSLGVKAVDEVQAMIQKSLQLPKVKFLRQRMAEAGCTVKDNFFRAVVCQGRKGMAYFAPGHGIFVCSNHVTFQDEVNQLIIHELIHAYDDCRAVNLRWNNCAHQACSEIRAGHLSGDCHFMRELLRGHFKLRGHEPLPRIQWKMYGIFVTMTHSHLIKLHKKLHGLVVLPF